TGAGGCTAACTTTCAAGGCTTTGAGGCTCTCTGAGTCTACAGGCAGCTAAGCTCAGCTCATTCCATATGGAGCTTGTGACTCTCAGAGGCTCTTGTAGTGGGACCAAGAAAAGACAAACCAGAACTGGGTCCTTATACAAAGTTTCCAATATCTCTGCACTGCCATGATGGGTTTTGAGAATTCTACCTTGGaactcaaaaacaaagaaattatttcaagtggATCTGCCCCATAAGAGAATTATTGAGAGAAAAGATTAATGTTCTGCAGCCATCCAAAGTTATCCACCTAAAGGCTAGCAAAAAATGAAAACCGGCAGTTGAGTCAGTGCATGGTTGAAGTTTATTCTTGCCAGCTCATTAGCTTAGGTTAAACATGTGTTTGGTAGATTCAGATCTTGGTGCCCAATTTGTAAAGAATGTGTACAGTTcataaatggcttttttttttctttttacaggaCTTAGAGCCCTGGGATTTTAAATGGTGGCAAAGACTTCACAGCTTTTACCTCTCTGCCTGTTTGTTCTATTATTCGTCCTGGTCACACGTTTTGATGGTGAAGGCATAGAGAGCAGAGCCAACCCCAATTATAATTGGGTCCCGGTGGGAAAACACGCCCGTCACTGTGCTCTGCTTCATAACGAGGATTTCATTAACAGGTTTGGGAATCCTGAAGCCTGTCTGGTGGAAACCAAGCCAGAGAGCCCCTCCCGCCAAATCACTGTTTTCCTGCGGTCTGGCGGGCGGGCTGTATTGCAAAGAGCCACACCCTTCCTCTTCCCTAGTCTGcgcccccgcctccccccacaTCCTTGTCTGCCCCTAGATAGATGCTTGAGTAGGGTCAACCCAGCCGCCCTGGGCGAGTTGGTAAGATCCACTCCTTCAGCACccaggggagagggaggctcTGCAGAAAACAGGCTTTGTTCTTTTAACaaaaagcagcagcaaagaatcagTCATGAGACTGTCCGGACAACACCCCACCTCCCAGCGCCTTCCTCCTGGAACCCGCTCACCCTCAGCCCAGAACCACAGCCCAGATCCACAGTCGAGCAGGCTTCCAGGAGCCCGCTCACCCTCAGCTCAGACCCTCAGCTCAGACTCACAGCAGAGGAGGCCTGCCACCCTCTACAGACCTATAGCGGAGCAGGCTTTCTGGAGCCTGCTCACCCTCAGCTCAGACCCACAGCGGAGCAAGCATCCTGGAGCCCAGTCAAGCTCAGCTCAGACCCTCAGCTCAGATCCACAGTGGAGCAAGCCTCCTGGAGCCCGCTCACCCTCAGCCCAGATCCACAGCTCAGACTCACAGCAGAGGAGGCCTGCCACCCTCCACAGACCTATAGCAGAGCAGGCCTCCTGGAGCTCATGCACCCTCAGCCCAGAACCACAGCCCCGACCCACAGCGGAGCAGGTCTGGAGCCCACTCACCCTCAACTCAGACCCACAGCAGAGCAGGTCTGGAGCCCACTCACCCTCAGCTCAGACCCACAGTGGAGCAGGCCTGGAGCCCGCTCATACTCAGCCTGGATTCACAGTGGAGCAgacctcctggagcctgctcaccCTCAGCCTGGATTGACAGCAGAGCAGAAGACTTCTTGCCCTAAAGCTGGCCTCAGCTGCCAAACACGACGTTAGGACCAAGAGCACAGACATACAGGTGCTTCTAAAGCCAGCTTTTGCTCTTGGAAGAAACCTTCTCTCATGCCATATAAAGTACTCAAGATGGTTCCGGAAAACAGGCTTCAAGAGTTCAGCCGTGCCCCGAGAGGGGAGCCTTCCATCTCCGAGGCCCATTGCCAACAGCGAGCAGACTCTGCCGTGGCCCTCTCGTCCACCAAAGGCAAGCTGGGCCTCCCAGCCGCTCAGACTTGTTCGGCTTGTTCCCTCGTTGAGCCAACAGTGCATCAATGTGAGCCATTAAACTGTGCATCACTCTTCGTGGCTGGCTGACTGTCCGTCCCCCCCTCCCTCCGTCCATCCAACCAGCGCGTCACCCATTTTCCCGtccatcccttcctccttctctgcatctttctccccctccccaccctgccacgTTCTTCCAtcacccctccctccatccttcgGTCTGTCCAtacatccatctgtccatccatcctctCCATTAGTCCAGTAAAAACTCAAGCCAGCCTGCCAGTGTTGCTAGAACTGTTCAGACActtggagggaggcagagaaagaagataACAAAACagggcagagaaaagaaaaatggaagaagaaataaagaaaagataagtGAATTTACTCcaattattttattagaaattttaTTATGATGCATAGCATAGCAGTAAAAATCAATGAGCAAAGATCAGATGGTCCAAAAGATAGCTCTtcatatttgtgaaataaatctaagcttgttttgtttgttgctcAATCGCTAAGTCAGGTCCGAcaccgcgaccccatggactctgaccccagactcctctgtctgtgggatttcccaggcaggaatattagagtgggttgccacttccttctccaggggatcttcccaacccagggatcgaacccacttctcctgcattggcaggcggattctttaccactgcgtcagCAGGGAATGATGAAAGCTACAGCTTCCCTGAGATGACACAGCAGGTGACCGTGGTGAGTTAGAGGAGCAAGCACCGATGCGGGCCTGTAGGGACCACTGGCAGAGGTGAGCCGGCCTGTGTGTCTGCACAAGGCCCCAGCTGGCGTGCTGGGTGGGGTCTCTGCTGCAACCCCCAGCCTCTCTAGCCGCCCGAGCCCGTCTGGGGAGCCATCGTCTGGGAGGGCTGGGCCGTGTCCCCTCAGCTCTGGGAGTGGACACACCGCCCAGGCCTGCTGTGCgtgccctccacccccagcctcaTGCTCGGGTGGCAAGCGGTCATGTGACCGAGCCGTGCAATCCGCTTTCGCCTCGGGCCTTTGTCTGGAGCTGCCAGGAAGGAGatgagggaggagcctggagtccGGGAGGGCATCCTGCGGAGGTAAGTTACTCaagaagaaggagaaacagaCCACTGGGTCATAAAGACGTCATCTGAGCTTCTGGACCCAAATATGTCCAGACTCTCAGCTATGGAGCTGAGGCCTCCCGCTCCCTTTGCTGACGTCAGCTAAGCCGGGCCTTAACAGCTGGCAGTCCTGGTTGGTTCACACTGTGAAGGGGGGCTCCCTTGGCTTTGTCTGAGGGTGTCTCTCAGCAGTGGGGAGGGGTGCAGAGGAGGGCAGCTTCCTTGTCCTGCACTGCTCTGATGCAAGCCTCCGAGGTCCAATCCAGAGGTGCCCACGCCTCTAGAGAAGGGCCCTGGGACAGGAGCCCGACCACACCTAACCAGCAGGGCTTGCCGCCCCCAGAGGCACCTGCTGAGCCCTTCAGTCGTCGGCACTTTTGTGGGAGTCTTATTTGGTGCATAAGGGACACCTGCTATTTTGTAGCCAAGCGTAGTTCCAGCCCCTTAAGGTAAAAATGTCAGGTTACAAAATTCACAAACCCACAAGTAAGCATGTCTCATATCTTAGCTCTGGAAGTCTTAACTGTTTGACAGCCTAGAAAACTCCACCTCCACAGAAATAATGTTTCCAGTGTGCTCTTAAGCCAATGATCGATGGTAGGACTAACTGCCCTCCAGAACGGGAGAGacggttttgttttatttttggaagcAAGATATCAGGGATTATATATACCTTATCTTAGTCACAGTGATTTAAGCAGCAATGAaacattaatttaataaataatggaAATCCTATTTTTTACTTCCCTTTTATTCAATAGGCTGTCTAAAGTCTCTGAAAAATGTCTTCTTGGAATCTTCTCAAACTTTGTGAAATATAGCACCAACATTTTCCGAGCATTTTtcaatgtgccaggcattataCTAGGCCCTTGGATTCCAATGAAAATATTGCCACTGTCTCTGCCTCCAAGGGGAAAACGGCTTAGCAGgaaagggggtgggagggggctggaCGTAACAGATGTCGCTGCAGGATGGAGTGACGGATGTCAGGGCACAGGTGGGAAGGCAGTGGTGTCAGGGCAGACCGTGGAGCTGGGCCATCAGGGATGTTCTGCTAAACCAGAGCCCCTCCGGCGGGACTCTTGACAAAAAGTGTTCAACAACACGGTGGTGAAGAAGCTTGTGCTGAAGACTCTGAGGTCCTGGCCCCAGTTTTGTGAATCTCAGCATCTCGGGGTGTGGCATA
The nucleotide sequence above comes from Bubalus bubalis isolate 160015118507 breed Murrah chromosome 10, NDDB_SH_1, whole genome shotgun sequence. Encoded proteins:
- the LOC102405512 gene encoding uncharacterized protein LOC102405512 codes for the protein MVAKTSQLLPLCLFVLLFVLVTRFDGEGIESRANPNYNWVPVGKHARHCALLHNEDFINRFGNPEACLVETKPESPSRQITVFLRSGGRAVLQRATPFLFPSLRPRLPPHPCLPLDRCLSRVNPAALGELVRSTPSAPRGEGGSAENRLCSFNKKQQQRISHETVRTTPHLPAPSSWNPLTLSPEPQPRSTVEQASRSPLTLSSDPQLRLTAEEACHPLQTYSGAGFLEPAHPQLRPTAEQASWSPVKLSSDPQLRSTVEQASWSPLTLSPDPQLRLTAEEACHPPQTYSRAGLLELMHPQPRTTAPTHSGAGLEPTHPQLRPTAEQVWSPLTLSSDPQWSRPGARSYSAWIHSGADLLEPAHPQPGLTAEQKTSCPKAGLSCQTRR